One Anaerolineae bacterium DNA segment encodes these proteins:
- a CDS encoding KH domain-containing protein — protein MRPLIEFIAHNLVEHPEKVQVLELVGPRATLYRLRVDASDVGRVIGKGGSVANAMRTVLRVAAEKKGQRAVLEID, from the coding sequence TGATTGAGTTCATCGCCCATAACCTGGTAGAGCACCCAGAGAAGGTGCAAGTGCTAGAGCTGGTGGGACCGAGAGCCACTCTCTACCGGCTCCGGGTAGATGCCAGCGACGTCGGACGCGTCATCGGCAAGGGCGGCAGCGTCGCCAATGCCATGCGCACTGTCCTTCGTGTCGCCGCTGAGAAGAAGGGGCAGCGCGCTGTCCTGGAGATAGACTGA